A portion of the Streptomyces sp. NBC_00376 genome contains these proteins:
- a CDS encoding putative baseplate assembly protein, whose protein sequence is MNSTTTGTTTGTRRAKVRAAQLNGVDFVEVSDDGLTLTVTFLGKAPHGLCPENVRIDGGRRITGIRAEDVSVEREEDPELDDRLYVNLDRAGDSSRYRLSLVEADPYGRPGEVPFRGFDQCYHSAGFVFRPDCPAPFDCEEAPHRGESFPAAPVIDYTARDYGTIRKLLLDRLALTTPDWAERSPADLGTTLVELLAHTGDRISYQQDAVATEAYLDTARRRISVRRHVRLIDYAMHDGVGARAYVAIETAGEHTLLPGTFRFASVDIRALDPHDTPGPGTVIDDADLADLDERGAVEVFEPVAADEPLRLLDAHNAIRLWTWGGEATGLPKGATAATLRDEWRDPELCQERRLDLRPGDVLILEEVKGPRTGTPGDADPTHRQAVRLTSVTPGVDRIEDQPVLDVTWAAEDALRFPLCLATLQGRDCAPVEDVSLARGNVVLVDHGRSLTRRGDGLPETVTVPHAPAVAGTCGTPSFGCADRDEGNAPARLINFLADKAECGTSLSADDIRELFDVVGEAETDRAGLGLELAGQHGRERVVPGTSYAQAAALRTLLAQSVYPGIEPRFHPRPGRSPITQAVPFPDPAQVSKGQADRLAAIPERIRQRLVELWRSARSRDGLDEAEIAELTVLYGLKTLEHLELHLHPVRALRELLHRSDRLIAGKLRRIEVLTARARAGTVLDGHIAWEIAHSWGPAYAAGLHPDEPVLRGPASAALAHDPCRALPAVRVHDGEHIWEPRRDLLESGPRDRHFVGELDDDGRLALRFGDGLNGARPTPGARLELRYRLGGGTAGNVGAEAINHLVVCREDDAPVPVAGVRNPLPALGGVEPEPLQQVRQLAPLDLRRTRLRAVTAEDYAALASALPGVQRAAAEIRWTGSVQEVHVVIDAYGTGTPGPALLDSVAHALETYRRIGHDLVVSPARPTPVDIGLCVTAKPGHQHGQILAELYRVLGRGRLPGGRLGFFHPDALTFGEPVRLSRLVAVAAAVQGVESVQVTRLRRLFDEDRGEREEGVLRLGPLTIATCDNDPDRPENGHLEITLGGAR, encoded by the coding sequence GTGAACAGCACCACGACAGGAACGACGACCGGCACCAGGCGGGCCAAGGTGAGAGCCGCACAGCTCAACGGAGTCGACTTCGTCGAGGTGAGCGACGACGGACTCACCCTCACCGTCACCTTCCTCGGCAAGGCCCCGCACGGCCTGTGCCCGGAGAACGTACGCATCGACGGCGGCCGCCGCATCACCGGCATCCGCGCCGAGGACGTGAGCGTCGAGCGCGAGGAGGACCCGGAGCTCGACGACCGCCTGTACGTCAACCTCGACAGGGCGGGCGACTCCTCCCGCTACCGGCTCTCGCTGGTGGAGGCCGATCCGTACGGGCGGCCCGGCGAGGTGCCCTTCCGCGGCTTCGACCAGTGCTATCACAGCGCCGGGTTCGTCTTCCGTCCCGACTGCCCGGCACCGTTCGACTGCGAGGAAGCGCCCCACCGGGGGGAGAGCTTCCCAGCGGCGCCGGTCATCGACTACACGGCCCGCGACTACGGGACGATCCGCAAGCTGCTCCTGGACCGGCTCGCGCTCACCACTCCCGACTGGGCCGAGCGCAGCCCCGCCGACCTCGGCACGACCCTGGTCGAGCTGCTCGCCCACACCGGCGACCGGATCAGCTACCAGCAGGATGCGGTCGCCACCGAGGCGTACCTGGACACCGCCCGCCGCCGGATATCCGTACGCCGCCACGTACGGCTCATCGACTACGCGATGCACGACGGCGTGGGCGCACGGGCCTACGTCGCCATCGAGACGGCCGGCGAACACACCCTGCTCCCGGGAACCTTCCGCTTCGCCTCCGTGGACATCCGCGCCCTCGACCCGCACGACACCCCCGGACCCGGCACCGTCATCGACGACGCGGACCTCGCCGACCTGGACGAACGCGGCGCGGTCGAGGTCTTCGAACCGGTCGCCGCCGACGAGCCGCTGCGACTGCTCGACGCCCACAACGCGATCCGCCTGTGGACCTGGGGCGGCGAAGCGACCGGCCTGCCCAAGGGTGCGACCGCCGCCACCCTGCGCGACGAGTGGCGCGATCCGGAGCTCTGCCAGGAGCGCCGGCTCGACCTCCGCCCCGGCGACGTACTGATCCTCGAAGAGGTGAAGGGCCCGCGCACCGGCACCCCGGGCGACGCCGACCCCACCCACCGCCAGGCCGTCCGCCTCACCTCCGTCACCCCCGGCGTCGACCGCATCGAGGACCAGCCCGTCCTCGACGTCACCTGGGCCGCCGAGGACGCCCTGCGCTTCCCGCTGTGCCTGGCCACACTCCAAGGCCGCGACTGCGCACCCGTCGAGGACGTCAGCCTGGCGCGCGGCAACGTCGTGCTCGTCGACCACGGACGCTCCCTGACCCGGCGCGGCGACGGCCTGCCCGAGACGGTGACCGTGCCGCACGCCCCGGCCGTGGCCGGCACCTGCGGCACTCCGTCCTTCGGCTGCGCCGACCGCGACGAGGGCAACGCACCGGCCCGGCTCATCAACTTCCTCGCCGACAAGGCGGAATGCGGTACGTCGCTGAGCGCGGACGACATCCGTGAGCTGTTCGACGTCGTCGGCGAGGCGGAGACCGACCGCGCCGGGCTCGGTCTCGAACTCGCCGGGCAGCACGGCCGCGAGCGGGTGGTCCCCGGTACCTCCTACGCCCAGGCCGCCGCACTCAGAACCCTCCTCGCCCAGTCCGTCTACCCGGGCATCGAGCCCCGATTCCACCCCAGGCCCGGCCGCTCACCCATCACCCAGGCCGTCCCCTTCCCGGACCCGGCCCAGGTCAGCAAGGGCCAGGCCGACCGGCTCGCGGCGATCCCCGAGCGGATCAGGCAGCGCCTGGTCGAGCTGTGGCGCAGCGCCCGTTCCCGCGACGGGCTCGACGAGGCGGAGATCGCCGAACTCACCGTCCTCTACGGACTGAAGACCCTGGAACACCTCGAACTCCACCTCCATCCGGTCCGCGCCCTGCGCGAACTCCTCCACCGGAGCGACCGGTTGATCGCGGGCAAACTGCGCCGCATCGAGGTCCTCACCGCCCGCGCCCGCGCCGGCACGGTCCTCGACGGACACATCGCCTGGGAGATCGCCCACAGCTGGGGCCCGGCGTACGCGGCCGGACTCCACCCCGACGAGCCCGTCCTGCGCGGCCCGGCCTCCGCCGCCCTCGCCCACGATCCGTGCCGTGCCCTGCCCGCCGTGCGCGTCCACGACGGCGAGCACATCTGGGAGCCACGCCGCGACCTGCTCGAAAGCGGTCCCCGCGACCGGCACTTCGTCGGTGAGCTCGACGACGACGGCCGCCTCGCCCTGCGCTTCGGCGACGGCCTGAACGGCGCCCGGCCCACCCCGGGCGCCCGCCTGGAGCTGCGTTACCGGCTCGGTGGCGGCACCGCCGGCAACGTCGGCGCCGAGGCCATCAACCACCTGGTGGTCTGCCGGGAGGACGACGCACCGGTCCCCGTCGCGGGCGTACGCAACCCGCTGCCCGCGCTCGGCGGAGTGGAACCCGAACCCCTCCAACAGGTACGGCAGTTGGCCCCGCTCGACCTGCGCCGAACCCGGCTGCGCGCCGTCACCGCCGAGGACTACGCGGCGCTCGCCTCGGCTCTGCCCGGGGTGCAGCGAGCCGCCGCCGAGATCCGGTGGACCGGCAGCGTCCAGGAGGTCCACGTCGTGATCGACGCGTACGGCACCGGCACCCCCGGGCCCGCCCTGCTCGACTCGGTCGCGCACGCCCTGGAGACGTACCGGCGCATCGGCCACGACCTGGTGGTGAGCCCCGCCCGGCCGACCCCGGTGGACATCGGGCTGTGCGTGACCGCGAAGCCGGGGCACCAGCACGGTCAGATCCTCGCCGAGCTGTACCGCGTCCTCGGCCGCGGCCGGCTGCCCGGCGGACGGCTCGGCTTCTTCCACCCGGACGCGCTGACCTTCGGCGAGCCGGTGCGGCTCAGCCGTCTCGTCGCGGTCGCGGCCGCCGTCCAGGGAGTGGAGAGCGTCCAGGTCACCCGGTTGCGGCGCCTGTTCGATGAGGACCGCGGAGAGAGGGAGGAAGGCGTGCTGCGGCTCGGCCCGCTGACGATCGCCACTTGCGACAACGATCCGGACCGGCCCGAGAACGGCCACCTGGAGATCACCCTGGGAGGTGCCCGATGA
- a CDS encoding phage baseplate assembly protein V has protein sequence MAAPSNRFLGKFRGRVMDNNDPLHLGRVTVEVPDVLGDEPSTWALPCLPFTGPEAGQFVVPSRGTGVWVEFEQGDPSFPIWTGCWYGDEKELPPDAKKLVERPSEFKPVVVQTPGAHKIVMSDAPGAERGIRLQADGGSYIHITKEKITIATGEGAEIVLEGRRVTISKGLTVDAKQ, from the coding sequence ATGGCGGCACCCAGCAATCGCTTCCTCGGCAAGTTCCGTGGCCGGGTCATGGACAACAACGACCCACTGCACCTGGGCAGGGTCACCGTGGAGGTCCCCGACGTCCTCGGTGACGAGCCGTCGACCTGGGCGCTGCCCTGCCTGCCGTTCACCGGGCCCGAGGCCGGCCAGTTCGTGGTGCCGTCGAGGGGCACGGGCGTGTGGGTGGAGTTCGAGCAGGGTGACCCGAGCTTCCCGATCTGGACCGGCTGCTGGTACGGAGACGAGAAGGAACTGCCACCCGACGCAAAGAAGTTGGTGGAGCGTCCGTCCGAGTTCAAGCCGGTCGTGGTGCAGACACCCGGGGCGCACAAGATCGTGATGTCGGACGCGCCGGGCGCCGAACGGGGGATCAGGCTGCAGGCCGACGGCGGCTCGTACATCCACATCACCAAGGAAAAAATCACCATCGCGACCGGTGAGGGCGCGGAGATCGTCCTTGAGGGCAGGCGAGTGACCATCAGCAAGGGCCTGACCGTGGACGCCAAGCAGTAG
- a CDS encoding GPW/gp25 family protein, whose product MSRRTRVRSDIAFPFRVDRRGRTAHADHDEHVRDLIEQLLFTSPGERVMRPDFGCGLRDLVFSPSSPELTSTLELSVQAALQRWLGDLIEVEALDMESDENVVRVHLAYAVRVTGTRRDDVFEGRAQA is encoded by the coding sequence ATGAGCCGACGGACCAGGGTCCGCAGCGACATTGCCTTCCCGTTCCGGGTCGACCGGCGGGGGCGTACCGCGCACGCGGATCACGACGAGCACGTACGGGACCTGATCGAGCAGTTGCTGTTCACCAGCCCCGGTGAGCGCGTGATGCGCCCCGACTTCGGCTGCGGACTCCGCGACCTGGTGTTCTCGCCCAGCAGCCCCGAGCTGACCAGCACCCTTGAGCTGTCCGTACAGGCCGCTCTGCAGCGCTGGCTCGGCGACCTGATCGAGGTCGAGGCCCTTGACATGGAGAGCGACGAGAACGTCGTACGCGTCCACCTCGCCTACGCGGTGCGCGTCACCGGGACCCGCCGTGACGACGTCTTCGAAGGGAGGGCCCAGGCGTGA
- a CDS encoding eCIS core domain-containing protein, whose amino-acid sequence MSAASTQDSRSEQSAEQRRRKRKERAAKNRAPEPKDIVSGAGQPLDVGVRRELEEQLGHDFSRVRLHTDRNAGVLTDLLGADAVAVGQDIFFREGAYRPGTIDGQRLLAHELLHTVQNPEGLGALRAGRDLGAVSLPQQAAEREAEAGAQQLVRPEEQAPAGTPEIEEGQATPGWMRYATVDADRNRIEQIDPATLVDRLTNSVVRSLRGDPEDLSKRTRMQLARLPEELLDGVLVSLENRLLSSEHERVLDLVDDIEYVDELEQSSLDAPGVESDAAADLFLERETVWRTAEEERERGSLPEAAPGPEKEQAQAEGAPGSTPENGWERTEDGQPANGVAVTPPGKNPKPRPKQGADSQQDRRGSGAGAGAGEQQTAAPAAAPRQESSSGDGAASGGGKSEGGRQGSDKKEAGGADGKEGQDQQGAPAASKEESAARNRPGAGDALAAGKQLKPQDKAGQDRPGGSPTAFGKDTQLSGAVSRLDGVRNQDVDGPEEKAEDDPFGAGSESEVEVGDAEPSAWDTKLQPEDFLPAADLDVSGVPTVDKSEPGAADAALPSFPAPPPTKAEKVQAERDAEDAADADLAEPEQDVAAGEPEPSAEADESGAADGQLSGIDVERAEAAPVGAGAASKDPKSGDDPKAGPVAAQTTVQEAPGKAEPGGAAKEGAAKEEKGTPAAGDKAGSAPEKGSQQAGGSKSAVSEPGAKPSGSPSGATSASGSGPASGTTSGTGTGASGKSEPAPESKAPSADGPGAGSGPQPEALAPKAPAPAAPEPTKAPEAPAPEAAPAPETAPAPKSAGRKQGSATTTPRGGGGGGSAAKAAPGKGKKGSAPAPNLATVSPEAGLSTASKLKPHKALQAMSGVGGAADRTVGDEHKALAAAPPQMQRPAGAPQTLEGKPKSDAPATYSQDPAQKSEAPEDEKAEVKGAKEPEGQIEAEKAEEPGGWDTFKMALGFIGGKIVNGVASFFGADKPVVDPQELAAKFAGLPTKDEALKKAQAGNAPGVQMQGAAEQTAGEQGSSVDTKGQETVATGRDDAGRAMGENQVYPNAPKEQMKGKVPGADGGKGGVPEASASTGAVPPEAASEVAEHDRGPQFQQAFSQGQKGMSDSRQTKDKDFRESQAKHKAKVDAEIATNTKSQADERGKAMTDVTAQRADWRTEQDGELKKLGTKKTERHEKVRKDVKDKEEKTDKDVTKEKDDGDKKIKDENTKAEKDAEKQRDDSVRESGNWVSKAFNWIKDKVIEIKKAIVRVIKEARDAVVGFIKHFKETVERWINEARKFIVDTIKTLINDLIEFAKAMVRAVIELANRIRKLITSLIAAAIAFVNRLAATLKKIVSDLLDAIAKLLSDILNILKKMLTDVIKAVVDAVKTVLDYASKLLSALGDFMLIAVDFLSDPGGWLSGAKNSAVDGAKNHLFREVVSAVKAWFQSKIEEIIGVPKAIIERLIKGGFTLEKIVKETWDAVVPMLPVIIGEIIITKVIAKLIPGAGWAMAVIDAIRTAIGALSEILRAIGAVISWLKVVRMGGAGILFAKAVAAGVVALLELAYEALMSGIGKYVAKVGKRLKGIAAKLGKGGKGDGKAPAGGSDDKGGGKNDDKGAPPKTTAAPTTSTPKPGAAKPETAQGPGKGTGPDGKRPTGKGDNKGAPAKQDTSPTPAAKPKPKPEPPAKPKPDLDTKAKPKPKDGATGKPKDDKPDQPKDDKPDQPKDDKNAKDDKGGATRPKEGGKDGSNKPKGDGKDGQGRPKGDKDGPEPTKPKPDKDQPTKPKPDKDGPGRKPGKNGPGRKPGKNGPGRKPGKNGPGHKSGRPKKKDDKDKQKQQEDDKAQRLAKIVARIRPIIRKRLAKGMDPSVHRELLANLRSWYRLTRLVKTGSPDFGVAATLNPTAPVTTGYTDAEDLDTNDYIEHTDYLENEPDPKLPAPRTPNFVNGELAKNFKAEYLNAKFAKAHGEKAHSRLVQEPIGFRHLNKYDLNTDASKRWVRMHMLPEKLGGPFRGSNLVPARNKVNNPEFYRGIEQYPEKEMERKDASRADGLRMVWYKIDLSYWQSTAEGFPHTISAEWGAYRYDRDDKKWVEKTPVNRGPLQYSTGTLEKPPAPNGQKSLVRVNRDSLKRMSRMLHVSEPFAKAIIDVRDHNGDGTPAPAKPRNTVELTQRLSELPDTRKNRITDFSAGLMALGAAEGEQLLVY is encoded by the coding sequence ATGAGCGCTGCCTCGACTCAGGACTCGCGCTCGGAGCAGTCCGCCGAACAGCGCCGCAGGAAGCGCAAGGAACGCGCTGCCAAGAACCGCGCGCCCGAGCCGAAGGACATCGTCAGCGGCGCCGGACAGCCCCTCGACGTCGGCGTACGCCGGGAGCTGGAGGAACAGCTCGGACACGACTTCAGCCGCGTACGCCTGCACACCGACCGGAACGCGGGCGTCCTCACCGACCTGCTGGGCGCGGACGCGGTCGCGGTCGGCCAGGACATCTTCTTCCGCGAGGGCGCCTACCGACCGGGCACCATCGACGGCCAACGTCTGCTCGCCCACGAACTGTTGCACACGGTGCAGAACCCGGAGGGGCTCGGGGCGCTGCGGGCCGGGCGCGATCTCGGCGCGGTGAGCCTGCCGCAGCAGGCCGCGGAGCGGGAGGCGGAGGCGGGGGCGCAGCAGCTCGTACGCCCCGAGGAGCAGGCCCCGGCGGGGACCCCGGAGATCGAGGAGGGGCAGGCCACGCCCGGCTGGATGCGGTACGCCACCGTCGACGCCGACCGGAACCGCATCGAGCAGATCGACCCGGCGACCCTGGTGGACCGCCTGACCAACTCGGTGGTGCGCTCGCTGCGCGGCGACCCGGAGGACCTGTCGAAGCGTACCCGTATGCAACTGGCGCGACTGCCCGAGGAGTTACTGGACGGGGTGCTCGTCAGTCTGGAGAACCGCCTGCTCAGCTCGGAGCACGAGCGGGTGCTCGATCTGGTCGACGACATCGAGTACGTCGACGAGCTGGAGCAGAGCTCCCTCGACGCGCCGGGTGTGGAGAGCGACGCGGCGGCGGACCTGTTCCTGGAGCGGGAGACGGTGTGGCGGACGGCCGAGGAGGAGCGGGAGCGGGGGTCGTTGCCCGAGGCGGCGCCGGGGCCGGAGAAGGAGCAGGCCCAGGCGGAGGGCGCGCCCGGGAGCACACCGGAGAACGGCTGGGAGCGCACGGAGGACGGGCAGCCGGCGAACGGGGTCGCCGTGACCCCGCCCGGCAAGAATCCGAAGCCCCGGCCGAAGCAGGGCGCCGACTCGCAGCAGGACAGGCGAGGTTCGGGCGCGGGGGCCGGGGCCGGGGAGCAGCAGACGGCGGCTCCGGCTGCCGCCCCTCGGCAGGAGTCGTCCTCGGGAGACGGTGCCGCTTCGGGCGGCGGGAAGTCCGAGGGCGGCCGGCAGGGCAGCGACAAGAAGGAAGCCGGCGGCGCAGACGGCAAGGAGGGGCAGGACCAGCAGGGCGCCCCGGCCGCGAGCAAGGAGGAGTCCGCGGCGAGGAACCGTCCCGGCGCCGGCGATGCGCTGGCGGCGGGGAAGCAGCTCAAGCCGCAGGACAAGGCCGGGCAGGACAGGCCCGGCGGCTCGCCCACGGCGTTCGGCAAGGACACCCAGCTGTCCGGCGCGGTCAGCAGGCTGGACGGCGTACGCAATCAGGACGTCGACGGCCCTGAGGAGAAGGCCGAGGACGATCCGTTCGGGGCGGGCAGCGAGTCGGAGGTCGAGGTCGGGGACGCCGAGCCGAGCGCCTGGGACACCAAGCTCCAGCCGGAGGACTTTCTCCCGGCCGCCGACCTGGATGTGTCCGGTGTGCCGACCGTGGACAAGTCGGAACCCGGGGCTGCCGATGCCGCGCTGCCGTCATTCCCGGCGCCGCCGCCGACCAAGGCCGAAAAGGTGCAGGCCGAGCGGGACGCCGAAGATGCAGCGGACGCGGATCTGGCGGAGCCCGAGCAGGACGTGGCTGCGGGAGAGCCGGAGCCTTCCGCGGAGGCGGACGAATCGGGGGCCGCCGACGGCCAGTTGAGCGGCATCGATGTGGAGCGGGCCGAGGCCGCTCCGGTGGGCGCGGGCGCGGCGTCGAAGGACCCGAAGAGCGGCGACGATCCGAAGGCAGGTCCGGTCGCCGCGCAGACCACTGTGCAGGAGGCGCCGGGCAAGGCCGAACCGGGGGGCGCGGCCAAGGAAGGCGCGGCCAAGGAGGAGAAGGGAACGCCTGCCGCCGGGGACAAGGCGGGCAGTGCGCCGGAGAAGGGTTCCCAGCAGGCGGGTGGCAGCAAGTCGGCGGTTTCGGAGCCCGGGGCCAAGCCGTCGGGTTCACCTTCGGGGGCGACATCGGCATCCGGATCCGGGCCCGCAAGCGGGACGACGAGCGGGACCGGGACCGGAGCTTCGGGCAAGAGCGAGCCGGCGCCCGAGTCGAAGGCACCCTCCGCCGACGGACCCGGTGCCGGGAGCGGTCCGCAGCCGGAGGCCCTGGCGCCGAAGGCACCCGCGCCCGCCGCTCCGGAACCCACGAAGGCTCCCGAGGCCCCGGCCCCGGAGGCCGCACCCGCCCCCGAGACCGCTCCGGCACCCAAGTCGGCGGGCCGGAAACAGGGCTCGGCCACGACGACGCCGCGTGGAGGAGGAGGTGGCGGCAGCGCCGCCAAGGCGGCCCCCGGCAAGGGAAAGAAGGGCTCGGCCCCGGCCCCCAACCTCGCCACCGTGTCCCCCGAAGCGGGCCTGTCCACCGCCTCAAAGCTCAAACCCCACAAGGCACTTCAGGCAATGTCGGGAGTCGGCGGCGCGGCGGACCGCACAGTCGGCGACGAGCACAAGGCACTCGCGGCCGCCCCGCCCCAGATGCAGCGCCCGGCGGGTGCGCCGCAGACCCTGGAGGGCAAGCCGAAGAGTGACGCCCCGGCCACGTACTCGCAGGACCCGGCGCAGAAGTCCGAGGCCCCCGAGGACGAGAAGGCGGAGGTCAAGGGCGCCAAGGAGCCCGAGGGGCAGATCGAGGCGGAGAAGGCGGAGGAGCCCGGCGGCTGGGACACCTTCAAGATGGCCCTGGGCTTCATCGGCGGCAAGATCGTGAACGGGGTCGCGAGCTTCTTCGGCGCCGACAAACCCGTTGTGGACCCGCAGGAACTGGCCGCCAAGTTCGCCGGGCTGCCCACCAAGGACGAGGCGCTGAAGAAGGCCCAGGCGGGCAACGCGCCTGGTGTGCAGATGCAGGGCGCCGCCGAGCAGACGGCCGGCGAGCAGGGTTCCAGCGTCGACACCAAGGGCCAGGAGACCGTCGCGACGGGCCGCGACGACGCGGGCCGCGCGATGGGCGAGAACCAGGTCTACCCCAACGCCCCCAAGGAGCAGATGAAGGGGAAGGTGCCTGGCGCCGACGGCGGCAAGGGCGGAGTCCCCGAGGCCAGCGCGTCCACCGGGGCCGTACCTCCCGAGGCCGCTTCGGAAGTCGCGGAGCACGACCGCGGCCCGCAGTTCCAACAGGCCTTCAGCCAGGGCCAGAAGGGCATGTCCGACAGTCGGCAGACCAAGGACAAGGACTTCCGCGAGTCGCAGGCCAAGCACAAGGCGAAGGTCGACGCCGAGATCGCGACGAACACCAAGAGCCAGGCGGACGAGCGCGGCAAGGCGATGACCGACGTGACCGCGCAGCGTGCCGACTGGCGCACCGAACAGGACGGTGAGCTCAAGAAGCTCGGCACGAAGAAGACGGAGCGGCACGAGAAGGTCCGGAAGGACGTCAAGGACAAGGAGGAGAAGACAGACAAGGACGTCACCAAGGAAAAGGACGACGGCGACAAGAAGATAAAGGACGAGAACACCAAGGCGGAGAAGGACGCCGAGAAGCAGCGTGACGACAGCGTCAGGGAATCGGGCAACTGGGTCAGCAAGGCCTTCAACTGGATCAAAGACAAGGTCATCGAGATCAAGAAGGCGATCGTCCGTGTCATCAAGGAGGCACGGGACGCGGTCGTCGGCTTCATCAAGCACTTCAAGGAGACTGTGGAGCGCTGGATCAACGAGGCGCGCAAGTTCATCGTCGACACGATCAAGACGCTGATCAACGACCTGATCGAGTTCGCCAAGGCGATGGTGCGGGCCGTCATCGAACTGGCCAACCGCATCCGGAAGCTCATCACCTCGCTCATCGCGGCGGCGATCGCCTTCGTGAACCGCCTCGCGGCGACGCTCAAGAAGATCGTCAGCGACCTCCTCGACGCGATTGCCAAACTGCTCAGCGACATCCTGAACATCCTGAAGAAGATGCTCACGGACGTCATCAAAGCGGTCGTCGACGCGGTCAAGACAGTCCTCGACTACGCCTCCAAACTCCTCAGCGCCCTGGGCGACTTCATGCTCATAGCGGTCGACTTCCTGTCCGACCCGGGCGGCTGGCTGAGCGGGGCGAAGAACTCCGCGGTGGACGGCGCGAAGAACCACCTCTTCCGCGAGGTCGTCTCGGCAGTGAAGGCATGGTTCCAGTCGAAGATCGAGGAGATCATCGGCGTCCCGAAGGCGATCATCGAGCGGCTCATCAAGGGTGGCTTCACCCTGGAGAAGATCGTCAAGGAGACGTGGGACGCGGTCGTCCCCATGCTCCCGGTGATCATCGGCGAGATCATCATCACGAAGGTCATCGCCAAGCTGATCCCGGGCGCGGGCTGGGCCATGGCGGTCATCGACGCGATCCGCACGGCGATCGGCGCGCTGAGCGAGATCCTGCGGGCGATCGGCGCGGTCATCTCCTGGCTCAAGGTCGTCCGCATGGGCGGCGCGGGAATCCTCTTCGCGAAGGCGGTGGCAGCGGGGGTCGTCGCGCTCCTGGAGCTGGCTTACGAGGCGCTGATGAGCGGCATCGGCAAGTACGTCGCCAAGGTGGGCAAGCGGCTCAAGGGAATCGCGGCGAAGCTCGGGAAGGGCGGCAAGGGCGACGGGAAGGCCCCGGCGGGCGGGTCGGACGACAAGGGTGGCGGCAAGAACGACGACAAGGGGGCCCCGCCGAAGACGACGGCAGCCCCGACAACTTCCACGCCCAAGCCGGGCGCCGCCAAGCCCGAGACCGCCCAAGGGCCTGGCAAGGGCACCGGCCCTGACGGCAAGAGGCCCACGGGGAAGGGCGACAACAAGGGCGCTCCCGCCAAGCAGGACACGAGCCCGACGCCGGCGGCGAAGCCCAAGCCCAAGCCGGAGCCTCCGGCGAAGCCGAAGCCTGACCTGGACACGAAGGCCAAGCCCAAGCCGAAGGACGGCGCGACGGGGAAGCCCAAGGACGACAAGCCGGACCAGCCCAAGGACGACAAGCCGGACCAGCCCAAGGACGACAAGAACGCCAAGGACGACAAGGGCGGGGCGACGAGGCCCAAGGAGGGCGGCAAGGACGGGTCGAACAAGCCGAAGGGTGACGGCAAGGACGGTCAGGGCAGGCCCAAGGGCGACAAGGACGGGCCTGAACCGACAAAGCCGAAGCCGGACAAGGACCAGCCGACCAAGCCGAAGCCGGACAAGGACGGCCCAGGGCGCAAGCCCGGCAAGAACGGACCCGGACGCAAGCCCGGCAAGAACGGACCCGGACGCAAGCCCGGCAAGAACGGACCCGGACACAAGTCCGGCAGGCCCAAGAAAAAGGACGACAAGGACAAGCAGAAGCAACAAGAGGACGACAAGGCGCAGAGGCTGGCGAAGATCGTCGCCCGAATCCGGCCCATCATTCGCAAGCGACTGGCCAAGGGCATGGATCCGTCGGTGCACCGGGAACTTCTGGCGAACCTGCGGAGCTGGTATCGGCTCACCCGTCTGGTGAAGACGGGAAGCCCCGACTTCGGCGTTGCGGCGACGCTCAATCCGACCGCCCCGGTCACCACGGGATACACCGATGCCGAGGACTTGGACACGAACGACTACATAGAGCACACCGACTATCTTGAGAATGAGCCGGATCCGAAGCTTCCCGCGCCTCGCACCCCGAATTTCGTCAACGGCGAACTGGCGAAGAATTTCAAGGCGGAGTATCTGAATGCCAAGTTCGCCAAGGCGCACGGAGAGAAAGCGCACTCACGCCTCGTGCAGGAGCCCATCGGGTTCCGGCATCTCAACAAGTACGACCTCAACACGGACGCGAGTAAGCGATGGGTCCGGATGCACATGCTTCCGGAGAAGCTCGGGGGGCCGTTCCGCGGGTCGAACCTGGTGCCGGCCCGGAACAAGGTCAACAACCCTGAATTCTATCGTGGGATCGAACAGTATCCGGAGAAGGAGATGGAGCGGAAGGATGCAAGCCGCGCCGACGGTCTGCGCATGGTCTGGTACAAGATAGACCTGAGCTATTGGCAGAGCACGGCCGAGGGGTTCCCGCATACAATTTCCGCTGAGTGGGGCGCCTATCGATATGACCGGGACGACAAGAAATGGGTAGAGAAGACGCCTGTGAACCGGGGCCCTCTTCAGTACTCTACGGGAACCCTGGAGAAGCCGCCTGCGCCGAACGGTCAGAAGAGCCTGGTTCGTGTGAATAGGGATTCATTGAAGCGAATGAGCAGGATGCTGCACGTTTCGGAGCCTTTCGCGAAGGCCATTATTGATGTCCGCGATCACAATGGAGATGGCACGCCCGCCCCGGCCAAGCCGAGAAATACGGTGGAACTGACTCAACGTCTCAGTGAACTCCCGGACACGCGCAAGAACCGCATAACGGATTTCTCTGCAGGCCTCATGGCTCTGGGGGCAGCGGAAGGCGAACAACTACTCGTTTACTGA